From the Oxyura jamaicensis isolate SHBP4307 breed ruddy duck unplaced genomic scaffold, BPBGC_Ojam_1.0 oxyUn_random_OJ69932, whole genome shotgun sequence genome, one window contains:
- the LOC118159366 gene encoding olfactory receptor 14C36-like → MCNSSSVTEFLLMAFADMRELQLLHFGLFLGIYLAALLGNGLILTAVACDHRLHTPMYFFLLNLALLDLGSISTSVPKAMANFLWDNRAISYPGCAAQVFLLVFLISAELSLLTVMAYDRYIAICQPLHYGTLLGSRTCATMAAAAWSSGLLHAVLHTANTFSLPLCNGNTLDQFFCEIPQILKLSCSDSYLREVQVLVVTAFLFGGCFVFIALSYVQIFRAVLRMPSQQGRHKAFSTCLPHLAVVSLFMSTIMFAQLKPPSISSPSLDLVLAVLYAVVPPAVNPLIYSMRNKELKNAIWKLMARCFS, encoded by the coding sequence ATGTGTAACAGCAGCTCCGTCACTGAGTTCCTCCTCATGGCATTTGCAGATATGCGGGAGcttcagctcctgcactttgggctcttcctgggcatctacctggctgccctcctgggcaatgGCCTCATCCTCACCGCCGTAGCCtgcgaccaccgcctccacacccccatgtacttcttccttctcaacctcgccctcctcgacctgggcTCCATCTCGACTtctgtccccaaagccatggccaatttCCTCTGGGACAACAGGGCCATTTCCTACCCAGGATGTGCTGCACAGGTCTTTTTGCTAGTCTTtttgatttcagcagaattatctcttctcactgtcatggcctatgaccgctacattgccatctgccagcccctgcactacgggaccctcctgggcagcagaacCTGTGCCaccatggcagcagctgcctggagcAGTGGCTTACTACACGCTGTGCTGCATACtgccaatacattttcactCCCTCTCTGCAATGGCAATACcctggaccagttcttctgtgaaatcccccagatcctcaaaCTCTCCTGCTCAGACTCCTACCTAAGGGAAGTTCAAGTTCTTGTGGTTACTGCTTTTCTAtttgggggttgttttgttttcattgctctgtcctatgtgcagatcttcagggctgtgctgaggatgccctcgCAGCAGGGACgacacaaagccttttccacatgcctccctcacctggctgtggtctcCCTCTTTATGAGCACCATCATGTTTGCCCAgctgaagcccccctccatctcctccccatccctggacctgGTGCTGGCTGTCCTGTACGCAGttgtgcctccagcagtgaaccctctcatctacagcatgaggaacaaggAGCTCAAGAATGCCATATGGAAACTGATGGCCAGGTGTTTTTCATAA